A region of Chitinophaga horti DNA encodes the following proteins:
- a CDS encoding helix-turn-helix domain-containing protein, with amino-acid sequence MNFHFPGNDGLRVSHHAIPHTFYNIFRYCDVMETEGAFGRIYQQFDKGEKSEVALHDINFTSTASATMQLDAPAVILNYVFSGRGEASHAQLGSLWQKQNTSSLWYLPAGNHHFNIKKGNCTSIKLKVSLHLIAALGQDNPDIRKFYECAVSLSPNGWRLPYVPTLKDSYRLLQTLTKLKGVGRSREILIDSHVSQLFLQFIDDLRKTKEAPKDNYRYDQDEIAKILAAQDQILHRQLWGVPVPTIALQFGMSPRKFARYFQHAYNMTFQSAITLKRITEACQLLINSELPIGDIALKVKYENHSAFTRTFEKCMGCAPSEYRRHNRLPQEEQAR; translated from the coding sequence ATGAATTTCCATTTCCCCGGAAACGACGGGTTGCGCGTAAGCCATCACGCGATCCCACACACTTTTTACAACATATTCAGGTACTGTGATGTAATGGAAACCGAGGGCGCATTCGGCCGCATTTACCAGCAGTTCGATAAGGGTGAAAAAAGCGAAGTCGCTTTACACGATATCAACTTTACCTCTACAGCTTCAGCCACGATGCAACTCGATGCGCCCGCAGTTATACTCAATTATGTGTTTAGCGGCCGGGGCGAGGCTTCGCACGCGCAACTGGGCAGTTTATGGCAAAAGCAAAACACCTCCAGCCTGTGGTACTTACCAGCGGGTAACCACCATTTCAACATCAAAAAAGGCAATTGTACTTCCATAAAGCTAAAGGTGAGCCTTCACCTCATCGCTGCACTGGGGCAGGATAACCCAGACATACGCAAGTTTTACGAATGCGCCGTATCCCTCAGTCCCAACGGCTGGCGGCTGCCTTATGTGCCAACACTGAAAGACAGCTACCGGCTGCTGCAGACACTTACCAAATTAAAGGGTGTCGGGCGCAGCAGGGAGATATTGATCGATAGTCACGTTAGCCAGTTGTTCCTGCAGTTCATCGACGACCTGCGTAAAACAAAGGAAGCGCCAAAAGATAATTACCGCTACGACCAGGACGAGATTGCGAAGATACTGGCAGCGCAGGACCAGATACTTCACCGTCAACTCTGGGGAGTGCCTGTACCTACCATCGCACTGCAATTTGGCATGTCGCCCCGTAAATTTGCGCGCTATTTTCAACACGCCTATAACATGACCTTTCAGTCGGCCATAACACTTAAACGTATTACAGAGGCTTGCCAGTTGCTCATCAACTCCGAGCTTCCGATCGGTGATATCGCGCTCAAAGTAAAATATGAGAACCATTCTGCCTTCACCCGAACTTTCGAAAAGTGCATGGGCTGTGCACCCAGCGAATACAGGCGGCACAACCGTCTGCCGCAGGAGGAACAGGCCCGATGA
- a CDS encoding LytTR family DNA-binding domain-containing protein translates to MIEDLLVLEVDDNYVRFITMQDDYSSRISLEAALALMPEGSFIRVNRGCAVALRHVERIEKTQVTIAGRQLALAKGGYEQLKKKVVVIGGAG, encoded by the coding sequence ATGATCGAAGATTTGCTGGTACTGGAAGTAGATGATAACTACGTCCGGTTTATCACCATGCAGGATGACTATTCCTCCCGTATTTCGCTGGAAGCAGCGCTGGCACTGATGCCGGAAGGCTCCTTTATAAGGGTGAACCGCGGATGTGCGGTGGCCCTGCGACACGTGGAACGGATCGAAAAAACACAGGTAACCATTGCCGGCAGGCAACTGGCCTTAGCCAAAGGCGGGTATGAGCAATTGAAGAAGAAAGTGGTGGTGATAGGCGGTGCAGGCTAG
- a CDS encoding SAM-dependent methyltransferase: MASKLSPRLAAIVDALPLRDHLRILEIGCGPGAAARAIVQLHPTITVLGIDRSAKAIQQAVAGSEPEVASGRLSFRQAAIEDFRLAPGEAPYDLVFAVRVGVLDGRHPSLEAEALKRIKAALVPDGRLFIDGQEKLNTKRL; this comes from the coding sequence ATGGCGTCTAAACTTTCACCCAGGCTGGCAGCCATAGTAGATGCGCTGCCGTTGCGCGATCATCTTCGCATCCTTGAAATCGGTTGCGGGCCCGGTGCAGCGGCGAGAGCTATTGTGCAGCTACACCCGACTATTACTGTGTTGGGTATTGACCGATCCGCGAAGGCGATACAACAGGCCGTTGCGGGCAGTGAACCGGAGGTCGCCAGTGGCAGGCTTTCTTTCAGGCAGGCTGCTATAGAAGACTTTAGGCTAGCTCCCGGGGAAGCCCCATATGACCTGGTATTTGCAGTGCGTGTAGGCGTGCTGGACGGGCGGCATCCATCTCTCGAAGCCGAGGCGTTGAAACGCATTAAGGCGGCGCTGGTGCCGGATGGGAGGTTGTTTATCGATGGGCAGGAAAAACTTAATACAAAGCGACTATGA
- a CDS encoding DNA alkylation repair protein, with the protein MNISSKAKNLLAQITSTTKLGDLRKMAATIKKDHALAMELWATGDFLPRQLAILIMDNKLLSQDVINNLDKDISKHSDEEKLQLIDWLMANQLSKDKKAIALMESWEKSTSRLQRRLFWYYQARLRWVGQTPPPNSEELLSKIEKGIEKEVPEVQWAMNFTAAQIGIFQEQYRSRCVAIGERTGLYKDEIVAKNCTPNYLPKFIEIQVAKSKKA; encoded by the coding sequence ATGAACATATCATCCAAAGCAAAAAACCTACTGGCGCAAATCACCTCCACGACTAAACTTGGCGACCTGCGAAAGATGGCCGCCACCATCAAAAAAGACCACGCGTTGGCCATGGAACTGTGGGCTACGGGAGACTTCCTGCCGCGTCAACTGGCCATCCTGATCATGGATAATAAACTCCTCTCACAAGATGTCATCAACAACCTGGATAAGGACATCAGTAAGCATAGCGACGAAGAAAAACTGCAGCTCATTGATTGGCTGATGGCTAACCAGCTGTCCAAAGACAAAAAGGCCATTGCCCTGATGGAAAGCTGGGAAAAGAGTACATCACGCCTTCAACGGCGGCTCTTCTGGTACTACCAGGCAAGGTTACGATGGGTAGGACAAACGCCTCCGCCGAACAGCGAGGAGCTGCTCTCGAAAATCGAGAAGGGTATTGAGAAAGAAGTACCTGAAGTACAATGGGCCATGAACTTCACCGCAGCACAAATTGGCATTTTCCAGGAGCAGTATCGTTCACGCTGCGTCGCTATCGGCGAACGGACCGGCCTTTACAAAGATGAAATCGTAGCGAAGAATTGCACCCCCAATTACTTACCAAAATTTATTGAAATACAGGTTGCAAAATCGAAGAAAGCATGA
- a CDS encoding VOC family protein, with protein MKQIFINLPVADVVASMEFYTKIGFEVNPLFTFDDQKCMAWGENVFVMLQKRKGPVVAESPVTFTLPVERMEELNKIVQRALDAGGTEPTPGFEEPFMVVREIGDLDGHRWGIVCIDGEV; from the coding sequence ATGAAACAGATATTCATTAATCTGCCAGTCGCTGACGTAGTAGCCTCCATGGAGTTCTACACAAAAATCGGCTTCGAAGTAAACCCGCTGTTTACCTTCGACGATCAGAAATGTATGGCCTGGGGTGAAAATGTTTTTGTGATGTTGCAAAAGCGTAAGGGGCCTGTTGTAGCCGAATCCCCGGTTACATTCACGCTGCCGGTGGAGCGTATGGAGGAGCTGAATAAAATCGTTCAGCGTGCGCTGGATGCCGGGGGGACGGAGCCAACGCCGGGGTTTGAGGAGCCGTTTATGGTGGTGAGGGAGATTGGGGATCTGGATGGGCATCGGTGGGGGATTGTTTGTATAGATGGGGAAGTTTAG
- a CDS encoding STAS-like domain-containing protein produces MIDYHIVKYDSYRNAIYFPTRVASGLLPDFAAAIETWRLRRRPYPLRLDFSQVTKAFANGMLGVIAITAELRRQGVKLEIVMPHHKDASRFFHTCGWAHLLNPSSNNGFKPNRKHYVQPFDTFQEIPTVTANFMDIIMGHIHMPKDVLAALEWSITEICDNVVNHAESKIGGYLQVIAYPQNGLVAFTVADAGKGILQSLKEGLPNLTSDIDAIREAIKAGVTRNKDAGQGNGLAGSCRIALMTGGSLDILSGSGRLLLRADSLSQPNEYLSRQNYQGTCISGQIKMSHTFSVLDALSFGGKSFMPSTVVDLNYEREEEEALDIRITERLEGAGTRSAGKELRLLLQNLLNAKPGFPIYLDWTGVTIIASSFADEFLGKLYVELGERVFDASIRHTKMAQIVEHIIKKAISERLSTG; encoded by the coding sequence GTGATTGATTATCATATAGTAAAATACGATAGCTATCGGAATGCGATATATTTTCCAACTCGCGTTGCTTCTGGGTTACTGCCAGATTTTGCTGCAGCTATTGAGACATGGAGGCTGAGAAGACGACCTTATCCTCTAAGACTGGATTTTAGTCAAGTAACTAAGGCATTTGCAAATGGCATGCTTGGCGTTATTGCTATCACAGCGGAATTGCGCCGACAGGGGGTAAAGCTTGAGATAGTAATGCCACATCATAAAGATGCTAGTCGCTTTTTCCACACCTGCGGGTGGGCGCACTTACTCAATCCGTCGTCCAACAACGGTTTTAAACCCAATAGGAAACATTATGTTCAACCTTTTGACACATTTCAAGAAATTCCAACTGTTACAGCCAATTTCATGGATATAATCATGGGACACATTCACATGCCCAAGGATGTGCTTGCAGCTTTAGAGTGGTCAATAACTGAAATATGTGATAATGTTGTGAATCATGCTGAGTCAAAGATCGGAGGTTATCTTCAGGTGATCGCCTATCCACAAAACGGTTTAGTGGCTTTTACAGTAGCTGATGCTGGTAAAGGTATTTTACAATCGCTTAAAGAAGGATTACCAAATCTAACTTCTGATATCGATGCAATAAGAGAGGCAATCAAAGCTGGTGTTACAAGAAATAAAGACGCTGGTCAGGGAAATGGTTTGGCAGGTAGCTGTCGTATTGCACTTATGACGGGTGGTTCTCTGGATATTTTGTCAGGTTCAGGACGCCTCCTGTTACGTGCAGATAGCTTGAGCCAGCCGAATGAATATCTTTCTCGGCAGAATTATCAAGGAACCTGCATCAGTGGACAAATAAAGATGAGTCACACATTTTCCGTCTTGGATGCGCTATCGTTCGGTGGCAAGTCGTTCATGCCAAGTACTGTTGTGGACCTGAATTACGAGCGCGAAGAAGAGGAAGCTCTTGATATAAGAATTACCGAACGGCTCGAAGGGGCGGGAACGAGATCAGCAGGTAAGGAACTGCGTTTACTGTTACAAAATCTTCTAAATGCGAAACCAGGATTCCCTATTTACCTCGATTGGACTGGGGTCACAATTATAGCTAGTAGTTTCGCAGATGAGTTTCTTGGTAAGCTCTATGTCGAATTGGGCGAGAGAGTCTTTGATGCATCTATCCGACATACTAAGATGGCGCAGATAGTTGAGCATATCATAAAAAAAGCAATTAGCGAACGCTTATCAACTGGATAG
- a CDS encoding SusD/RagB family nutrient-binding outer membrane lipoprotein produces the protein MKKLLGIISLSILLTSCDKWLDVNNNPNSATTDVPTPELRLPPLIAQFCDGYESSGTRVAFITQQLGVTFANNNNWNLTRWLSNVSSANWPWQNWYVNTAVNVAPLIAAAEETQAWHYIGAAKVIKAWGFANLADFYGMLPYAEFNDPSTYTPKFDDASYVQEQILLLLDEAIADLKKPQGPAAPALAKGDILNGGNVDNWIRLAYGLKARYMNHTTKKADYNPQAVLDMLANAPQTDAQSSVMQYVDEGPTVTNTAKEALQYTNTGLTARFTKLYIDYLTNNYTGAPSGANNVADPRIIYIIPRMATQSGTLVLAQGVDMASELPKTGPLAYTYNATTNTFNNKDSVYVMLRKTPYAPTPGQRIQSTGSWYTRRGAKALLLTNAEMRFIEAEVKLRQNKPAEALAAYQAGIRSHMNLMGIRTDTINTFMSSTSIVQDAATLTLSHIMIQKYIAMSFSPEIWADMRRMNYCADAAGNYNEATGIYKGFKRPSHVFAEAYPAATDWPRRFAVPSYEINYNIAQVLKANPNAASPTYLKEAVWWDKP, from the coding sequence ATGAAAAAATTACTTGGCATCATAAGTTTATCCATCCTGCTCACTTCCTGCGATAAGTGGCTGGACGTAAACAATAATCCGAATAGCGCCACCACGGACGTACCTACGCCCGAGTTGCGCCTGCCCCCGTTGATTGCGCAGTTCTGCGATGGATATGAAAGCTCCGGCACCCGTGTCGCCTTTATCACCCAGCAGTTGGGTGTAACCTTCGCTAACAATAACAACTGGAACCTGACCAGGTGGCTGTCAAACGTTTCCAGCGCCAACTGGCCCTGGCAGAACTGGTACGTGAACACCGCCGTAAACGTAGCACCCCTCATCGCTGCCGCAGAAGAAACACAGGCCTGGCATTACATCGGCGCCGCCAAAGTCATCAAAGCCTGGGGCTTCGCCAACCTGGCCGATTTTTATGGCATGCTGCCTTACGCCGAGTTCAACGATCCCAGCACCTACACACCCAAGTTCGACGACGCTTCTTACGTGCAGGAACAAATACTCCTGCTGCTCGACGAAGCCATTGCCGACCTGAAGAAGCCACAAGGTCCGGCCGCACCTGCACTGGCGAAAGGCGATATCCTTAACGGTGGTAACGTTGATAACTGGATCCGCCTGGCTTACGGCCTGAAAGCCCGTTATATGAACCACACCACCAAAAAAGCGGATTACAACCCGCAGGCCGTGCTGGACATGCTCGCCAACGCCCCGCAAACCGACGCGCAAAGCTCCGTGATGCAGTACGTGGATGAAGGGCCTACAGTGACCAACACCGCCAAAGAAGCCCTGCAATACACCAATACCGGCCTTACAGCGCGGTTCACCAAGTTGTACATCGACTACCTGACCAACAACTATACCGGCGCCCCCAGTGGAGCGAACAACGTCGCAGATCCGCGTATCATTTATATCATTCCCCGCATGGCGACGCAATCCGGCACCCTGGTGCTGGCACAAGGAGTGGACATGGCTTCCGAGCTGCCCAAAACCGGCCCGTTAGCATACACCTATAATGCCACCACCAATACCTTCAACAACAAGGATTCTGTGTACGTCATGCTGCGCAAAACGCCGTATGCACCCACGCCTGGACAGCGTATACAGTCTACAGGCTCCTGGTACACCCGCCGTGGTGCCAAAGCGCTGCTGCTGACCAATGCCGAGATGCGTTTCATCGAGGCAGAAGTAAAACTGCGTCAGAACAAACCTGCCGAAGCCTTAGCCGCTTACCAGGCAGGCATTCGTTCGCACATGAACCTGATGGGTATTCGCACAGATACCATTAATACCTTCATGAGCAGCACCTCCATCGTGCAGGACGCTGCCACGCTCACCCTCAGCCACATCATGATCCAGAAGTACATCGCCATGTCCTTTTCCCCCGAAATATGGGCCGACATGCGCAGGATGAACTATTGTGCGGATGCTGCAGGCAACTACAATGAGGCTACCGGTATCTACAAAGGATTTAAACGCCCGTCGCATGTATTTGCGGAAGCCTATCCCGCAGCGACCGACTGGCCGAGGCGGTTTGCCGTGCCGAGTTATGAGATCAATTATAATATTGCACAAGTGCTGAAGGCGAACCCGAATGCGGCGTCGCCGACGTATTTGAAGGAGGCTGTTTGGTGGGATAAGCCGTAA
- a CDS encoding SusC/RagA family TonB-linked outer membrane protein — translation MRRRIRLLAICSLIMVLLPDVLMAQQKTITGRVVSNENEALPGVTVRVRENNVNTQTGPEGSYTIQASPGQTIEFSYIGYLTQSRLVGAASSLDITLVPTQSGLNEVVVTAMGIKKEKKALGYSVQDIKSDELLKNKDPNLINSLNGKIAGLNITNSSGAPGASASIIIRGGTSLERDNQPLFVIDGVPMSNSTGQGDNSAFDGSVNLSTTNSNRAMDINPEDIESISVLKGPAAAALYGLRAAAGVVLITTKRGTEGTVTASVTSRFVTNWVNRLPGQQSKYKQGTSYNGTPTTQTAMSWGEEFAPGDTIYDNMGDFFQNARAFDNSFNISGGSKNNKFFLSGSSLDQTGIVPTTDYKRNSIRFNGEQQIGIFTVGVNASYASSNTQKTLTGSGLWGGSGTGYMESIIAWPRNDNMKRWLNPDGSKHRLLPNLPLDTDVDNPYWIINRNPQADKTDRFVGNAYASVKITDWFDATYRLGLDNYTTTFNSLIVPGSSVKEAWQNGMISVTDQRFNYVNGNLMLNFHKQVGDFDLSALLGHTTEDTYTRSTSLRAENFQIPGLYSVNNAANANRYATENINRRRLVGVYGDFRASYKNMLYLSVTGRNDWTSTLNKDFRSFFYPAVSGSFVFTELLEQNSVLSFGKVRASWAKVGKDASAYVTNTYLFGPELTIGGGFRNSWTQGNPVLEPEQTYSTEVGAEVRFLRNRIGIDVAYYDNRSEKQILSPRVSNATGYILKNVNAGFIRNKGLEVTINANPIRSKDFNWDVALNFSHNKGRVEKLPGAITILYVTDVQIGNGKAASFNEDVFMGISGSKWQTDSSGNLLLDWNTGYPLTSALTTAKLGNREPKLLGGLNNSLTYKGFNLSFLWDFRLGGDIYNATDYLLTVYGLSERTLNRGEDITFTGMSLNPTTTKYEPVTRTVQATEKYYRDIYTNNTAFFIEEVNWLRLRSLNLSYSVPPAMLGGVKWLKGASLTVSANNLLLFTNYSGMDPETSAAGAGVVGSGSVGIDYAGVPATKSVAFGLNLKF, via the coding sequence ATGAGAAGACGAATCCGGTTATTAGCGATATGCTCGTTAATAATGGTCTTGTTGCCCGACGTCCTGATGGCGCAGCAGAAAACAATTACAGGCAGGGTAGTCTCCAACGAAAACGAAGCCTTACCCGGCGTTACCGTGAGAGTGCGCGAAAACAATGTGAATACGCAAACCGGTCCGGAAGGTAGTTATACCATCCAGGCCAGCCCGGGACAAACGATCGAGTTTTCCTACATCGGGTACCTCACCCAATCCAGGTTGGTAGGCGCTGCCAGCTCCCTCGACATAACCCTCGTGCCCACGCAGAGCGGGTTAAATGAGGTAGTAGTGACGGCCATGGGTATCAAAAAGGAAAAGAAAGCACTCGGCTATTCCGTGCAGGATATTAAGTCCGACGAGTTGCTGAAAAACAAAGATCCCAACCTGATCAACTCACTGAACGGTAAGATTGCCGGCCTGAACATCACCAATTCCAGCGGTGCGCCCGGCGCTTCGGCCTCGATCATCATTCGTGGTGGTACCTCTCTCGAAAGAGATAACCAGCCACTGTTTGTGATCGATGGTGTGCCCATGAGCAACAGCACCGGCCAGGGCGATAACAGCGCCTTCGACGGATCCGTGAACCTGTCTACCACCAACAGCAACCGCGCAATGGACATCAACCCCGAGGATATCGAATCGATCTCCGTGTTGAAAGGTCCGGCCGCAGCAGCTTTGTATGGCTTACGGGCAGCAGCGGGTGTAGTGCTTATCACCACCAAACGTGGTACCGAAGGCACCGTAACGGCGAGCGTCACCTCGCGGTTCGTGACTAACTGGGTAAACCGTTTGCCAGGACAGCAAAGTAAATACAAACAAGGTACCTCCTATAATGGTACGCCTACCACGCAAACCGCCATGTCATGGGGCGAAGAATTTGCGCCGGGCGATACCATCTACGATAACATGGGCGACTTTTTCCAGAACGCCCGTGCATTCGATAACAGTTTTAATATTTCCGGCGGTTCGAAGAACAACAAGTTTTTCCTTTCCGGTTCCTCCCTCGATCAAACCGGTATTGTTCCTACGACGGATTACAAACGTAATTCCATCCGCTTCAATGGCGAGCAGCAGATCGGCATCTTTACGGTGGGCGTAAACGCTTCCTACGCATCCAGCAATACCCAGAAGACCCTCACCGGTAGCGGTTTGTGGGGTGGCAGTGGTACTGGTTACATGGAGAGCATTATCGCCTGGCCGCGCAACGATAATATGAAACGCTGGCTGAACCCCGACGGATCCAAACATCGCCTGCTGCCTAACCTGCCGCTGGATACCGACGTTGACAATCCTTACTGGATCATCAACCGTAATCCACAGGCCGATAAAACCGATCGCTTCGTGGGTAATGCTTATGCGAGCGTGAAGATCACCGACTGGTTCGATGCCACTTATCGTCTCGGTTTAGATAACTATACCACCACGTTCAACAGCCTCATTGTGCCCGGATCGTCCGTAAAAGAAGCCTGGCAGAACGGGATGATTTCCGTTACCGATCAGCGTTTCAACTACGTAAACGGGAACCTGATGCTGAACTTCCATAAACAGGTAGGCGACTTCGACCTGAGCGCCTTGCTCGGTCATACGACGGAAGATACCTACACCCGCTCCACTTCGCTGAGGGCAGAGAACTTCCAGATACCGGGCCTCTATTCTGTGAACAATGCCGCGAATGCTAACCGTTACGCAACGGAGAACATTAACCGCAGAAGGCTAGTAGGCGTGTATGGCGACTTCCGTGCATCTTATAAAAACATGTTGTACCTGAGCGTGACCGGCCGTAACGACTGGACTTCCACCCTGAACAAAGATTTCCGTTCCTTCTTTTATCCGGCGGTGAGCGGTAGCTTCGTATTTACCGAGCTGCTGGAGCAGAACAGCGTGCTGTCGTTTGGTAAGGTACGGGCGTCCTGGGCGAAGGTGGGTAAAGATGCCAGCGCTTACGTGACCAACACCTATTTGTTCGGTCCGGAGCTCACCATCGGCGGTGGTTTCCGTAACTCCTGGACACAAGGCAACCCGGTACTGGAGCCTGAGCAGACTTACTCCACCGAGGTGGGCGCGGAAGTGCGTTTCCTGCGTAACCGCATTGGTATAGACGTAGCTTACTACGATAACCGAAGCGAAAAACAGATCCTGTCACCAAGAGTAAGTAACGCCACTGGTTACATTCTTAAAAATGTGAACGCTGGTTTTATCCGTAACAAAGGCCTGGAAGTAACCATCAACGCAAACCCTATCCGCAGCAAGGATTTCAACTGGGACGTAGCGTTAAACTTTTCTCATAACAAAGGTCGCGTAGAAAAACTGCCTGGTGCCATTACCATCCTGTATGTAACAGACGTGCAGATCGGCAACGGCAAAGCGGCATCTTTCAATGAAGATGTGTTTATGGGCATCAGCGGTTCTAAGTGGCAGACCGATTCCTCCGGCAACCTGCTGCTGGACTGGAATACCGGTTACCCGCTTACATCCGCTCTCACTACCGCAAAACTTGGCAACCGCGAACCGAAACTACTGGGCGGGTTAAATAACAGCTTAACCTACAAAGGCTTTAACCTGTCCTTTCTCTGGGACTTCCGCCTGGGCGGTGATATTTATAATGCCACCGACTACCTGTTAACCGTTTACGGCCTGAGCGAGCGCACGCTGAACAGGGGAGAAGATATCACCTTCACGGGGATGTCACTCAACCCGACCACTACAAAGTATGAACCCGTTACCCGCACGGTACAGGCAACCGAGAAATACTACCGCGACATTTACACCAACAACACTGCTTTCTTCATTGAAGAAGTGAACTGGTTACGCCTCCGTTCATTGAACCTGTCATACTCCGTACCACCTGCCATGCTGGGTGGTGTAAAATGGTTGAAAGGCGCCTCGCTCACCGTGTCTGCTAACAACCTGTTGCTGTTCACCAACTATAGCGGTATGGACCCTGAAACCAGCGCTGCTGGTGCAGGTGTAGTAGGATCTGGTTCCGTTGGTATTGATTACGCAGGCGTTCCGGCAACGAAGAGCGTGGCGTTTGGTTTAAATCTTAAATTCTAG
- a CDS encoding alpha/beta hydrolase: MKIRVLLFLLCLSTSVIGQDNTRYQQKNDLAYREGAQTAYMKERCKLDVYYPEQARNAPVIVWFHGGGITGGSKSVPDELKKKNMIVIAANYRLNPQAKAPEYIEDAAAAVAWAFRHAKEYGGDTNRIYVAGHSAGGYLAEMIGLDKQYLAPYNIDANRIAALFPFSGQAITHFTVRKEQGYPEIQPTIDKYAPLYHVRADAPPLYLYTGDRELEMLGRYEENAYLARMMKLAGHKNTHLYELAGYDHGNMPKGAFFLMLQAINKK, translated from the coding sequence ATGAAGATCCGCGTACTACTCTTTCTCCTCTGCCTGTCCACCAGTGTAATCGGACAGGACAATACCCGTTACCAGCAAAAGAACGACCTGGCATACCGTGAAGGGGCGCAAACGGCCTATATGAAAGAGCGGTGCAAACTGGATGTCTACTACCCGGAGCAGGCGCGTAATGCACCGGTGATCGTGTGGTTCCACGGTGGTGGTATTACCGGGGGAAGCAAATCGGTACCGGACGAACTGAAAAAGAAAAATATGATCGTCATCGCCGCCAATTACCGGTTAAACCCGCAGGCGAAGGCACCGGAATATATAGAAGATGCGGCCGCAGCAGTAGCCTGGGCGTTCCGGCACGCGAAGGAGTACGGTGGCGATACCAACCGCATTTACGTGGCGGGGCACTCTGCCGGCGGTTACCTGGCGGAGATGATCGGGCTGGACAAACAGTACCTGGCACCCTACAACATCGACGCTAACCGCATTGCGGCGCTGTTTCCCTTCAGCGGACAGGCGATCACCCACTTCACGGTGCGCAAAGAGCAGGGCTACCCGGAAATTCAGCCGACGATCGATAAATATGCACCGCTATACCATGTACGGGCCGATGCACCACCTTTATACCTTTATACAGGCGATCGGGAACTGGAAATGCTGGGCCGTTACGAGGAGAATGCATATTTAGCGAGGATGATGAAGCTGGCCGGACATAAAAACACGCACCTGTACGAACTGGCGGGCTATGATCATGGTAATATGCCAAAGGGGGCGTTCTTCCTGATGCTGCAGGCTATTAACAAGAAATAA
- a CDS encoding LytTR family transcriptional regulator DNA-binding domain-containing protein gives MPFSTHMKRGYLLLSLLLVCMPGFSQVFTGIPEATFRFRYYRFDIQSARPARYGFIRPHQSHVVNLHAIKSYLKEDGGTLLMQDGQRIPGARQHRDMVKLRLERG, from the coding sequence ATGCCCTTTAGCACACATATGAAACGCGGCTACCTGCTGCTATCCCTTTTACTGGTCTGCATGCCCGGCTTCAGCCAGGTATTTACCGGCATCCCGGAGGCCACGTTCCGGTTCCGCTATTACCGGTTCGATATACAGTCGGCGCGACCGGCCCGATACGGTTTTATCCGCCCGCACCAGTCGCACGTCGTGAACTTGCATGCTATAAAAAGTTATTTGAAAGAAGATGGAGGCACCTTACTGATGCAGGATGGACAACGCATTCCGGGGGCCAGGCAGCATAGAGACATGGTAAAACTGCGGCTGGAAAGGGGTTAG